A stretch of Anolis sagrei isolate rAnoSag1 chromosome X, rAnoSag1.mat, whole genome shotgun sequence DNA encodes these proteins:
- the GTF2H3 gene encoding general transcription factor IIH subunit 3 isoform X1, with protein sequence MSGDDELNLLVIVVDANPIWWGKQALRGSKLTLSKCLDASMVLGNSHLFMNRNNKLAVIASHIHESRFLYPGKRWAVIDIFDEAGETNMYGSKDGKYELLTTINEAIAEEIKNLMINGLEWQQAETLLAGSLAKALCYIHRVSKTESAGQEIKSRILVIKAAEDSALQYMNFMNVIFAAQKQNILIDACVLESDSGLLQQACDITGGIYLKVPHKPSLLQYLLWVFLPDHDQRSQLILPPRVHVDYRAACFCHRNLIEVGYVCSVCLSIFCNFSPICTTCETAFKISLPAVMKAKKKKLKLAI encoded by the exons ATGAGTGGCG ATGATGAGCTGAATCTCTTAGTCATAGTAGTGGACGCTAATCCGATCTGGTGGGGAAAGCAGGCGTTGAGAGGATCAAAG CTTACATTGTCAAAATGCCTTGATGCGAGCATGGTGCTGGGAAACTCACACTTATTTATGAACCGCAACAACAAGCTTGCTGTTATAGCCAGTCATATACATGAAAG CCGTTTCCTGTATCCTGGAAAGCGTTGGGCAGTTATCGATATCTTTGATGAGGCTGGAGAAACTAATATGTATGGTAGCAAGGATGGAAAGTATGAGTTATTAACAACTATAAATGAAGCAATTGCGGAGGAGATAAAGAATCTGATGATCAACG GACTGGAATGGCAACAGGCAGAAACATTGCTAGCCGGATCCCTTGCGAAAGCATTGTGCT ATATTCACAGAGTGAGCAAAACGGAATCAG CTGGCCAGGAAATTAAATCCAGGATATTG GTTATAAAAGCTGCTGAAGACAGTGCACTGCAGTATATGAACTTTATGAATGTCATCTTTGCGGCCCAGAAGCAG aATATTTTGATTGATGCCTGTGTTTTGGAGTCTGATTCAGGGCTCTTGCAGCAG gcttgtgatatCACTGGGGGTATTTACTTGAAAGTCCCACATAAGCCATCACTTCTGCAATATTTGTTG TGGGTATTTCTCCCTGATCACGACCAACGATCCCAACTCATCCTCCCACCCCGTGTTCATGTGGACTACAGGGCAGCTTGCTTCTGCCACAGGAATCTCATTGAAGTTGGTTACGTCTGCTCAGTGTGTTTGTCAA TATTCTGCAACTTCAGTCCGATTTGCACCACTTGCGA GACCGCTTTCAAGATTTCACTGCCAGCTGTCATGAAAGCTAAGAAAAAGAAGCTGAAATTAGCCATATAA
- the GTF2H3 gene encoding general transcription factor IIH subunit 3 isoform X3, producing the protein MSGDDELNLLVIVVDANPIWWGKQALRGSKLTLSKCLDASMVLGNSHLFMNRNNKLAVIASHIHESRFLYPGKRWAVIDIFDEAGETNMYGSKDGKYELLTTINEAIAEEIKNLMINAGLEWQQAETLLAGSLAKALCYIHRVSKTESAGQEIKSRILVIKAAEDSALQYMNFMNVIFAAQKQNILIDACVLESDSGLLQQACDITGGIYLKVPHKPSLLQYLLWVFLPDHDQRSQLILPPRVHVDYRAACFCHRNLIEVGYVCSVCLSIFCNFSPICTTCETAFKISLPAVMKAKKKKLKLAI; encoded by the exons ATGAGTGGCG ATGATGAGCTGAATCTCTTAGTCATAGTAGTGGACGCTAATCCGATCTGGTGGGGAAAGCAGGCGTTGAGAGGATCAAAG CTTACATTGTCAAAATGCCTTGATGCGAGCATGGTGCTGGGAAACTCACACTTATTTATGAACCGCAACAACAAGCTTGCTGTTATAGCCAGTCATATACATGAAAG CCGTTTCCTGTATCCTGGAAAGCGTTGGGCAGTTATCGATATCTTTGATGAGGCTGGAGAAACTAATATGTATGGTAGCAAGGATGGAAAGTATGAGTTATTAACAACTATAAATGAAGCAATTGCGGAGGAGATAAAGAATCTGATGATCAACG CAGGACTGGAATGGCAACAGGCAGAAACATTGCTAGCCGGATCCCTTGCGAAAGCATTGTGCT ATATTCACAGAGTGAGCAAAACGGAATCAG CTGGCCAGGAAATTAAATCCAGGATATTG GTTATAAAAGCTGCTGAAGACAGTGCACTGCAGTATATGAACTTTATGAATGTCATCTTTGCGGCCCAGAAGCAG aATATTTTGATTGATGCCTGTGTTTTGGAGTCTGATTCAGGGCTCTTGCAGCAG gcttgtgatatCACTGGGGGTATTTACTTGAAAGTCCCACATAAGCCATCACTTCTGCAATATTTGTTG TGGGTATTTCTCCCTGATCACGACCAACGATCCCAACTCATCCTCCCACCCCGTGTTCATGTGGACTACAGGGCAGCTTGCTTCTGCCACAGGAATCTCATTGAAGTTGGTTACGTCTGCTCAGTGTGTTTGTCAA TATTCTGCAACTTCAGTCCGATTTGCACCACTTGCGA GACCGCTTTCAAGATTTCACTGCCAGCTGTCATGAAAGCTAAGAAAAAGAAGCTGAAATTAGCCATATAA
- the GTF2H3 gene encoding general transcription factor IIH subunit 3 isoform X2: protein MVLGNSHLFMNRNNKLAVIASHIHESRFLYPGKRWAVIDIFDEAGETNMYGSKDGKYELLTTINEAIAEEIKNLMINAGLEWQQAETLLAGSLAKALCYIHRVSKTESAGQEIKSRILVIKAAEDSALQYMNFMNVIFAAQKQNILIDACVLESDSGLLQQACDITGGIYLKVPHKPSLLQYLLWVFLPDHDQRSQLILPPRVHVDYRAACFCHRNLIEVGYVCSVCLSIFCNFSPICTTCETAFKISLPAVMKAKKKKLKLAI, encoded by the exons ATGGTGCTGGGAAACTCACACTTATTTATGAACCGCAACAACAAGCTTGCTGTTATAGCCAGTCATATACATGAAAG CCGTTTCCTGTATCCTGGAAAGCGTTGGGCAGTTATCGATATCTTTGATGAGGCTGGAGAAACTAATATGTATGGTAGCAAGGATGGAAAGTATGAGTTATTAACAACTATAAATGAAGCAATTGCGGAGGAGATAAAGAATCTGATGATCAACG CAGGACTGGAATGGCAACAGGCAGAAACATTGCTAGCCGGATCCCTTGCGAAAGCATTGTGCT ATATTCACAGAGTGAGCAAAACGGAATCAG CTGGCCAGGAAATTAAATCCAGGATATTG GTTATAAAAGCTGCTGAAGACAGTGCACTGCAGTATATGAACTTTATGAATGTCATCTTTGCGGCCCAGAAGCAG aATATTTTGATTGATGCCTGTGTTTTGGAGTCTGATTCAGGGCTCTTGCAGCAG gcttgtgatatCACTGGGGGTATTTACTTGAAAGTCCCACATAAGCCATCACTTCTGCAATATTTGTTG TGGGTATTTCTCCCTGATCACGACCAACGATCCCAACTCATCCTCCCACCCCGTGTTCATGTGGACTACAGGGCAGCTTGCTTCTGCCACAGGAATCTCATTGAAGTTGGTTACGTCTGCTCAGTGTGTTTGTCAA TATTCTGCAACTTCAGTCCGATTTGCACCACTTGCGA GACCGCTTTCAAGATTTCACTGCCAGCTGTCATGAAAGCTAAGAAAAAGAAGCTGAAATTAGCCATATAA
- the EIF2B1 gene encoding translation initiation factor eIF2B subunit alpha, translating to MNEAELVEAFNTQMRQDPDVASAVAAIHVLLEFLKRDKGETIQGLRANLKRAIEVLSGVDSSVAISSGGELFLRFISLTSLENPDYSKCKAIMIERGELFLRRISGSRNKIAVLCHTFVKDGGRVLTHAYSKVVLKVLDTAVKAKKRFSVYVTESQPDRAGQTMAEALTKLGIPVTVILDAAVGYIMERVDLVIVGAEGVVENGGIINKIGTNQMAVCAKAQNKPFYVVAESFKFVRLFPLNQQDVPDKFKYKADTLKNSKTLMMEHPWIDYTSPSLITLLFTDLGVLTPSAVSDELIKLYL from the exons ATGAACGAAGCAG AGCTGGTCGAGGCCTTTAACACTCAGATGAGGCAGGATCCTGATGTCGCCTCAGCTGTGGCTGCtatccatgtcttgctggagtttTTGAAAAGAGACAAAG GTGAGACAATTCAAGGGTTGAGAGCCAATCTCAAGCGAGCCATAGAAGTGCTCTCTGGTGTTGATTCCTCGGTAGCGATCTCTTCAGGAGGGGAGCTTTTCTTGCGGTTCATCAGTCTCACCTCTTTGGAGAACCCG GATTATTCCAAATGTAAAGCAATCATGATTGAGAGAGGAGAACTTTTCCTCCGGCGAATCTCTGGCTCAAGGAATAAGATTGCCGTACTTTGCCATACTTTTGTCAAAGATGGTGGG AGGGTATTGACTCACGCTTATTCCAAAGTGGTCCTGAAAGTGCTGGACACAGCAGTAAAAGCCAAGAAACGTTTCAGTGTTTACGTCACCGAATCACAGCCGGACCGAGCAGGGCAA ACTATGGCTGAAGCTCTCACCAAACTGGGCATACCTGTGACAGTCATCCTAGATGCTGCTGTTGG GTACATAATGGAAAGAGTGGACCTGGTGATTGTTGGTGCTGAAGGAGTAGTGGAAAATGGAGGCATTATTAATAAG ATTGGCACAAACCAAATGGCTGTGTGTGCCAAAGCTCAGAACAAGCCCTTCTATGTGGTTGCAGAGAGTTTCAAGTTCGTAAGACTCTTTCCTCTGAACCAGCAGGACGTCCCAGATAAATTTAAG tATAAAGCAGACACACTGAAGAACAGTAAGACCCTCATGATGGAACATCCCTGGATTGACTATACGTCCCCATCTCTGATCACTCTCCTCTTTACGGATCTTGGGGTCCTGACCCCCTCTGCTGTCAGTGATGAACTTATTAAATTATATTTGTGA